In Seonamhaeicola sp. S2-3, the genomic window GTCATGGGGAGTGAAATTTAACTGCTTTGTGCCCACTTTTTTCTATAAGCCTTCGGAGTTAAATTTTCATATTTTTTAAATTTAGAATTAAAATGTTGAATACTAGGAAAACCCGATTCAAAAGCAATATTCCCTATAGTCATATGAGGTTTATCTCTTAGTAGGTTTTTTGCATGTCCTATTCTGTATGCATTAAGGAAGTCAATAAAAGATTTTGAAGTTTTCTTTTTGAAATATCTACAAAAAGCGGGTTTTGATAAGTGAGCTATTCCTGCAATGTCATCAAGTGTTATTTTGTTTTTAAAGTTCAGGCGTACATATTCAAAAATATTATTTATTACTGTGCTATCTCTACTTTTTAAGTTAGGCTCATAATGGAGATTTGTAAGCGGAATGTAATCTTTTGTTTCCGTAAGCAAACAAAATAATTCAAAAACAAGAGTCCATTTTCTCAACCCAGATGTTTTACTAATTTCAATAAGTTTGGGCGTAACTTGGGCACTGAATTTTTTTGAAAATAAAAGTCCTCTATCTGCTTTTTTTAATAGTATAGATAACGCATGTAATTCTGCTGAGTTTTTAAAATTAGTATCTGTTAAATCCTTGGAAAACTGAAGTACTACAGCTTTAGCTCCTTTTTGATTACTTTTAAAATCAGTTCTATCACTTTCCCATAAATGAGGTAATCCAGAACCTAATAAAACCAAATCTCCATTAGTAAATCTAGATATGTTGTTCCCTACATATCTAGTACCGTTACCTTCTAGTATTAAGGTTAGCTCTATTTCTGGATGAAAATGCCAAGGGTGGTTAAAGTATGGCAATTCTAAATATTCGCAATGAAAAGTATTTGCATAATCAAATGTTATCTTAATAAGTGATGCTTTCATAAAATTTATGGTATCCAATCTTTACAATATTACATTAATATAAATGTATTAATTTATTTTTTAAGTATAAAAAGTTAATATTCATTCATTTTATGCTAAGAATCGTGAAAAAGACAACTCGCTTATTCAATAAATTGCAAATTCTTAAAATGAAATTTATGATAGCAAAAGCAGCTATAACTAATGGAAGAGGAGATTATACCATTGAAACAGTAGAAATGTTTCTTCCAAAAAGAGATGAAGTATTGGTTAAAATGAAAGCGGCAAGTATTTGTCATACAGATTATGATTCTTTGAATTGGAATACTCCTTTAATTTTAGGACATGAAGGAGCTGGTATAGTAGAAGCTATAGGTAGTGAAATTACTAAAGTAAAGGTGGGAGATAAGGTTATATTAAATTGGGCTATTCCCTGTGGTAGATGTTTTCAATGCGATCAAATGAATCAAAATATTTGTGAAAATAATTCGCCTGTAACCGTTGGAAATCAAACAAGTGGAGGAGCTATCTCTAAAGGTCATGCAAGATTAAGTGGTACAAAATTTAAAGGCAAAGGAATACAGCGTTCATTTAATATAGGGACTTTAAGTACACATACTATAGTAAAAGAACAAGCATTAGTAAAATATGATATGCCAATCCCTTTTGGTTCGGCATCAATTTTAAGTTGTGGAGTCATGACAGGTTATGGCTCTGTAGTTAATTCTGCTCAAGTAAAAGCAGGTTCGTCTGTTGTGGTGTTGGGCACGGGTGGCGTAGGTTTAAGCGTTATTCAAGGCGCTAAGATATCTGGAGCCTCCAAAATTATAGCCATAGATATTAATCCAAAACGTTTAAAAATGGCTGTTAAATTTGGAGCAACACACACAATACAGGCAGATAAAGATGATGTTAACTTGCTAAATGCCGCCGAAAAAGTAAAAGCACTAACACAAGGTCGTGGTGCAACCTATGCTTTTGAGTGTACAGCAATACCATCCTTAGGAGCAGCACCATTAGCCATGATTCATAATGCAGGAACTGCAGTACAGGTAAGTGGCATTGAAGATGAAATAACCATAGATATGAATCTTTTTCAATGGGATAAAACCTATATAAATCCTTTATATGGAAAGTGTAGACCAGAAATAGACTTTCCTATTCTGTTGGATTTATATGAAAAGGGAGATTTACTCTTGGATGAAATGGTAACTAATACTTATAAATTTAATGAGTTGCCAAACGCTTTTAATGATATGTTAGCAGGTAAAAATGCAAAGGGTGTAATACTTTTTGAAGATTAAATTATGGCATCAAAATTTAGAACAATAACAATATCAAAACCAGAGTATGAATCTAATAATGTAAGACAGATTACTGTAAAAAGTAATCACTTAAAAGGAAGGGGAGACATTTCGGTATATGTTCCACAGGGAAGTAACTATAAAAATCTACCAATGGTTATATTGTTACACGGAGTTTATGGTAGTCATAATTCCTGGATACATTATGCAGGAATTCATTTTAAAATGAATAAATGGATTGCAGAAGATAAACTAAAACCAATGGTTTTGGTTATGCCTTCCGATGGATTATGGGGTGATGGTAGTGGCTATATACCGCATTCCAATAACAACTTTGAAAAATGGATAACAGAGGATACTGTAGATGCTGTTATTGAATGTGTTCCACAAGTTAGTACACAGTCAGATTTATTCCTCACAGGGCTGTCTATGGGAGGTTTTGCAGCTTTACGTTTAGGAGCAAAGTACAGTAATAAATTTAAAGCATTTACCGGTTTATCGTCCATAACGCATTTAAATCAAATGAAGTTATTTATAGAGGAAAATATATATCAACTTCAACAAGAAAATAAACAAGAAGAATCTGTTTTAGAAACATTAATAAAATACAAACAAACTCTTTCTCCCTTTCGGTTTGATTGTGGTACTGATGATGGTTTAATTAATGAAAACAGAAAGTTACATGAAGCACTTGAGCAGGAAAATATACCACATATCTATAATGAGTATCCGGGAGCTCATAATTGGAAATATTGGGAAGTACATATTTTCAACACACTAAACTTTTTTAATAATATTTAAATTTTATAGAATCATGGGATATTTAAAATCAAACGATTTATCAGAATATAATAGTCCTTTATCTAATCTATTCAAACAGCCAGAAACACCTGAAGAATGGATGCAATACGCATTAACCGAGGAGCAAATAGCATTTTATAAAAAGAGCGGATATCTATCTGGAGTTAAAATAATGACAGAAGCACAAGTAGATATTTTAAATGAAGAGCTGGAGAAATTACAGAAAGTGAATGAGGAACAAAAAAAGTTGTTTTATCATTATAAAAGTAATGAATCAGAAGACCCAAACAAAGTACTTTTTCATGCTATAGGCGGGTGGCGTGTTATGTTAGGTTTTCATGATTTATTATGGGCACCAGCTTTTAGAATGGCAGCTTATCAATTAATGGGAAATTCATATAGGTTATTTCATGACCAGCTATTTTGCAAGCCAGCTAAACACGGTGGTGTAGTGGCGTGGCATCAAGACTTTTCTTACTGGACATTTACCAAACCAATGAATCACTTAACATGTTGGATGGGACTTGATGATGCCAATACAGAAAATGGCTGCCTATACTATATACCAAACAGTCATAACTGGGGGTTGTTGCCAATTACAGGGCTTACTGGAGATATGGATGCTGTAAAAGAAGTGTTAAATTCAGAGCAATTAAAAGATTTTAACAATAAAAAAGCAAACGTGCTTCCTAAAGGATATGCCAGTTTTCATCATCCACTAATGATGCATGGGTCTTACACAAATAATTCGGAACGTTCTCGAAGAGCAGTTGTTGTTAATGTGATGGATACCAACACAAAATCTAATATATCCAGTTTCGAGAGACAAGAGGATTTAAAGGATTTTCCGCCTATGGGAGTAGACGGAGATATATTAAATGACAAATGTTTTCCTATTTTGTTTAATCCAGATATTGAGTTAGGAAAATTAAAAAAAGAAATTTTAACAGTAAATAATGCATAGAGTAAAATAAGGAATTTGCAATTAAAACACTAAATAAGAATTACCATGAAATGGAACAAAACATCAGTATTTAACATAATAGTGCTATTAGTATTTAATAGTACAATAATGTTAGCTCAAAGAAATCAAAGACCAAATGAAATATTTATATCTGGGTATCAAGAAAAAATATCTGGAAATGAAATTGAACACCGCTCAAAAGAAGTAGAAGGGCTAAATCAAACGTTGGTTTCTAGAGCTAACGTAGGGAATCAAAAAATAGAGTGGGAAACAGCTCCCGTTTCTGTAAATAAAAAAAGTGGAGAAGTAACTTTTGTACATTATGCAGGATATTATGGAGACCGCCCCGGGACTAAATTTAATTTCTTTGTAAACGGAAAGAAAAGAGGGCAAATAGCTACAGCTACTGCTAAACAAACTAGGTGGACTTTACCTCTTGAGAATAATGAAACACTAAGTTTTGAACGTCATTATTTAGATGATAATTACGGATGTTTCGGTTTTTTGTATTATACCGTGCCTGCTAAAAGCATAAAAAAAGGAACAACTTTAAAATTAAGTATTGAAGGAGTAAATGAAAAATCAAATACCTATTTCAAAATATTTAAAAAGAACTTAACAGAAGCTATAAATGTAACCCCTTTACCAGCGCTCATTAACACAAAAAATGGTAAAGTACAAACGTTATCAACAGAAATTGTTTTTATAAAAAAACCAGCAAAAGGAAAACTTTTTATTGATGGGAAATTTGATAGAGAAATTAATTTAAAACCAGGAGCACAAACTATTAAAATACTTTACCCTGAGGTGAAAAAAGAGAAAATAGTAACTCTAAAGTTAGACTTAGGTGATGACGAAATAGTTACAAAAGTAAAATTGAAACCCATAAAAAAGTGGCATGTAAACTTTGTACAGCATTCTCACACAGATATTGGATATACAAGGTCTCAAACCGAAATTTTAGCTGAACACCCACGTTATATAGATTATGCTTTAGATTATTGTGATGCTACTGACGATTTTCCTGAAACCTCAAAATTTAGATGGACTTGTGAAGCATCTTGGGCGGTAGATGAGTTTTTAAATAGTAGGTCTCAAACCCAAATTGATAGATTAAAGCAACGTGTTAAAGAGGGGAGAATTGAAGTAACAGGAATGTATTTTAATTTTAACGAACTACCTGATGAGCAATCATTAGCTGCTTCTTTAGCACCAATTAAAAATATTTCAGAGAAAGGAATAAAAATAACTTCAGCAATGCAAAACGATGTTAACGGTATTGCGTGGTGTATGAACGATTATTTTAATTCTTTAAATATTAAATATTTAACCATGGGTACCCATGGGCATAAAGCACTTATATCTTTTGATACTCCTTTAGCATTTTGGTGGGTATCTCCTTCAGGAAAAAAGATGCTAACCTTTAGGGCAGAGCATTATATGGCAGGTAACGCTATAGGTGTGCATACTGATGATTTTGAAGATTTTGAAAAACGACTACTTGAGTATTTAGTTAAGCTTGAGGAAAGAGGTTATCCCTATGATAAAACGGCATTGCAGCATTCTGGTTTTATGACCGATAACTCACCACCATCTATGAAATCTAGCCATTTGATTAAACAATGGAATGAAAAATATGAATGGCCAAAAATAAAAACAGCTGTAGCAAAAGATTTTTTCGAAGATTTTGAGAAAGAATACGGAGATGAATTAATAGAAGTAAAAGGGCACTGGCCAGATTGGTGGACCGATGGTTTTGCTTCTGGAGCCAGAGAAGTAGCAGCCACTCGAAATGCTCATGCAGATCTTATTGCTGGACAAGGTGGTTTGTCTATGGCTAAATTATTGGGGGCTAAAATGCCAAAAGGTATATCGAACCGCATATTTGA contains:
- a CDS encoding AraC family transcriptional regulator, with protein sequence MKASLIKITFDYANTFHCEYLELPYFNHPWHFHPEIELTLILEGNGTRYVGNNISRFTNGDLVLLGSGLPHLWESDRTDFKSNQKGAKAVVLQFSKDLTDTNFKNSAELHALSILLKKADRGLLFSKKFSAQVTPKLIEISKTSGLRKWTLVFELFCLLTETKDYIPLTNLHYEPNLKSRDSTVINNIFEYVRLNFKNKITLDDIAGIAHLSKPAFCRYFKKKTSKSFIDFLNAYRIGHAKNLLRDKPHMTIGNIAFESGFPSIQHFNSKFKKYENLTPKAYRKKWAQSS
- a CDS encoding zinc-binding dehydrogenase, with amino-acid sequence MIAKAAITNGRGDYTIETVEMFLPKRDEVLVKMKAASICHTDYDSLNWNTPLILGHEGAGIVEAIGSEITKVKVGDKVILNWAIPCGRCFQCDQMNQNICENNSPVTVGNQTSGGAISKGHARLSGTKFKGKGIQRSFNIGTLSTHTIVKEQALVKYDMPIPFGSASILSCGVMTGYGSVVNSAQVKAGSSVVVLGTGGVGLSVIQGAKISGASKIIAIDINPKRLKMAVKFGATHTIQADKDDVNLLNAAEKVKALTQGRGATYAFECTAIPSLGAAPLAMIHNAGTAVQVSGIEDEITIDMNLFQWDKTYINPLYGKCRPEIDFPILLDLYEKGDLLLDEMVTNTYKFNELPNAFNDMLAGKNAKGVILFED
- a CDS encoding alpha/beta hydrolase family protein, which gives rise to MASKFRTITISKPEYESNNVRQITVKSNHLKGRGDISVYVPQGSNYKNLPMVILLHGVYGSHNSWIHYAGIHFKMNKWIAEDKLKPMVLVMPSDGLWGDGSGYIPHSNNNFEKWITEDTVDAVIECVPQVSTQSDLFLTGLSMGGFAALRLGAKYSNKFKAFTGLSSITHLNQMKLFIEENIYQLQQENKQEESVLETLIKYKQTLSPFRFDCGTDDGLINENRKLHEALEQENIPHIYNEYPGAHNWKYWEVHIFNTLNFFNNI
- a CDS encoding phytanoyl-CoA dioxygenase family protein — translated: MGYLKSNDLSEYNSPLSNLFKQPETPEEWMQYALTEEQIAFYKKSGYLSGVKIMTEAQVDILNEELEKLQKVNEEQKKLFYHYKSNESEDPNKVLFHAIGGWRVMLGFHDLLWAPAFRMAAYQLMGNSYRLFHDQLFCKPAKHGGVVAWHQDFSYWTFTKPMNHLTCWMGLDDANTENGCLYYIPNSHNWGLLPITGLTGDMDAVKEVLNSEQLKDFNNKKANVLPKGYASFHHPLMMHGSYTNNSERSRRAVVVNVMDTNTKSNISSFERQEDLKDFPPMGVDGDILNDKCFPILFNPDIELGKLKKEILTVNNA
- a CDS encoding glycoside hydrolase family 38 C-terminal domain-containing protein — encoded protein: MKWNKTSVFNIIVLLVFNSTIMLAQRNQRPNEIFISGYQEKISGNEIEHRSKEVEGLNQTLVSRANVGNQKIEWETAPVSVNKKSGEVTFVHYAGYYGDRPGTKFNFFVNGKKRGQIATATAKQTRWTLPLENNETLSFERHYLDDNYGCFGFLYYTVPAKSIKKGTTLKLSIEGVNEKSNTYFKIFKKNLTEAINVTPLPALINTKNGKVQTLSTEIVFIKKPAKGKLFIDGKFDREINLKPGAQTIKILYPEVKKEKIVTLKLDLGDDEIVTKVKLKPIKKWHVNFVQHSHTDIGYTRSQTEILAEHPRYIDYALDYCDATDDFPETSKFRWTCEASWAVDEFLNSRSQTQIDRLKQRVKEGRIEVTGMYFNFNELPDEQSLAASLAPIKNISEKGIKITSAMQNDVNGIAWCMNDYFNSLNIKYLTMGTHGHKALISFDTPLAFWWVSPSGKKMLTFRAEHYMAGNAIGVHTDDFEDFEKRLLEYLVKLEERGYPYDKTALQHSGFMTDNSPPSMKSSHLIKQWNEKYEWPKIKTAVAKDFFEDFEKEYGDELIEVKGHWPDWWTDGFASGAREVAATRNAHADLIAGQGGLSMAKLLGAKMPKGISNRIFETNKALLFYGEHTFGAQGSVGDPYGKATMEQREIKESYAWEASRRSNMIVEEAKGLLSEYMGKTKTPSLAVFNTLNWQREGLVKVFIDHQQVPPGKKIRLVDDNGVIYPAQILKPWHGGTYWTVWVKNIPSFGYKKFNIEVYEEEHSHSLSHGDGEVHSHNTNFNYKERDNFIQLDNPWYSIKIDKEKGSIDQIYDKDIAKNIIDEKSEYNLGEFILEKLKGREQLFTNRTINGESNGPLTDYTRQSLDSVWLSEIREGEIWNTIKFRGKTETAYDEADAFSFEIRLFNTTKRIDFAFELKKKPITDPESFYIAFPFELDDANIHFEISGGPMEAGVEQVPGSANDWNTVQNFVQIKNDKEQIILVSPEAPIMQFGDINTGRFEYGAVPKSNNLFSWPMNNYWTTNFNADQRGMYTWTYNLTSTNDNSAKTATKFGWENRVPFLARVIPASPIEKQATNSLSILSNIPDNVLIINATPLENESAIILHLREVGGLDSAFIPKLFSDKPVKLFEVNVVGEEIKETSELNIKALENKFFKLTWK